A genome region from Mycolicibacterium litorale includes the following:
- a CDS encoding IF2 family translation initiation factor, with the protein MKITTFPFAVLRFQYQIARFPLQVIEERVVARLDSEAPARLLYERSLGMLDLAVGNALSAPDVEQRGAALIERSEALRRAAQLDETATQVAEQADAELKQTREQAKREQEQAEQDRQREIKEARQTASERKQNAVQNAQKRAADAKEQADQVAAQRVKSAENARRQEEAVIKATEKSVEKMAQEKLDDAADKAGAAAAKRAQADRVEDLAETEKEKRQQERAAKN; encoded by the coding sequence ATGAAGATCACCACTTTCCCGTTCGCGGTACTGCGATTCCAGTACCAGATCGCCCGCTTCCCGCTGCAGGTGATCGAGGAGCGCGTGGTCGCGCGCCTCGATTCCGAGGCGCCGGCCCGGCTGCTGTACGAGCGCTCGCTCGGCATGCTCGACCTCGCGGTCGGCAACGCGCTCAGCGCTCCCGACGTGGAGCAGCGCGGTGCGGCGCTGATCGAACGCAGTGAGGCCCTGCGCCGGGCGGCTCAGCTCGACGAGACCGCCACCCAGGTGGCCGAGCAGGCCGACGCGGAACTGAAGCAGACCCGCGAGCAGGCCAAGCGTGAGCAGGAGCAGGCCGAGCAGGACCGGCAGCGCGAGATCAAGGAGGCGCGCCAAACGGCGTCCGAGCGCAAGCAGAACGCCGTGCAGAACGCGCAGAAGCGGGCCGCTGACGCCAAGGAGCAGGCCGATCAGGTGGCCGCGCAGCGCGTGAAGTCCGCCGAGAACGCCCGCCGCCAGGAAGAGGCCGTCATCAAGGCGACCGAGAAGAGCGTCGAGAAGATGGCTCAGGAGAAGCTTGACGATGCCGCCGACAAGGCCGGCGCCGCGGCCGCCAAGCGGGCGCAGGCCGACCGTGTCGAGGATCTCGCGGAGACCGAGAAGGAGAAGCGTCAGCAGGAGCGCGCGGCGAAGAACTAG
- a CDS encoding CsbD family protein — translation MTENNKSDQARKGLIDSVKGKAKEVVGAVTGNDSLTAEGQLEQTQAKERKDANAVEAVAEAEAEQARQEVAEARREGAQERIAVNAETAAAEREARADQAAQKRHAEQAAAQRAARDASQAETEAQRKVEQAEAEARAEKVSAAAEVAEAADERAEAAEAAASAKAEAERIRAEADQLAADADVPEQR, via the coding sequence ATGACTGAGAACAACAAGTCCGACCAGGCTCGCAAGGGCCTCATCGACTCGGTCAAGGGCAAGGCGAAAGAGGTCGTCGGCGCCGTGACCGGTAACGACTCGCTGACCGCCGAGGGACAGCTGGAACAGACGCAGGCCAAGGAGCGCAAGGACGCCAACGCGGTCGAGGCGGTCGCCGAGGCCGAGGCCGAACAGGCTCGCCAGGAGGTGGCCGAGGCCCGGCGGGAAGGTGCGCAGGAGCGCATCGCCGTGAACGCCGAGACCGCTGCCGCCGAGCGCGAGGCCCGCGCCGACCAGGCCGCACAGAAGCGGCACGCCGAACAGGCCGCGGCACAGCGTGCGGCGCGTGACGCGTCGCAGGCCGAGACCGAGGCCCAGCGCAAGGTCGAGCAGGCCGAGGCCGAAGCTCGCGCCGAGAAGGTCTCGGCAGCCGCCGAGGTCGCCGAGGCCGCCGATGAGCGTGCGGAAGCCGCCGAGGCGGCCGCGAGCGCGAAGGCCGAGGCCGAGCGCATCCGGGCCGAGGCCGACCAGCTCGCCGCCGACGCCGACGTCCCCGAACAGCGATAG